The proteins below come from a single uncultured Dethiosulfovibrio sp. genomic window:
- a CDS encoding lectin like domain-containing protein: MAVQMCRSGELVGSVILRQALGDRCPTFQSGGGHTFGQMMVRFIALSLVASMFSAVPSWAVDKGMVAPPSQEYVQWVEAAELGPRFTGTTDRPLGDVPPRIDLSHLKGDQLPLFAAKGSLSSLPVSYDLRSTTYLSPVRNQGHFGTCWAFGSMGSMESTFLKREGISKDFSEAHLAYFAYVDIGPEMPAFTQGDPSFGNDPIFDQGGQVWKSTALLSRWTGAVNESDRPYQSVSPWPQELLPLSSDPVSSHLEQVLFLGSDFHGPSMKSAVMDYGAVAFSMIWSNDFYNVSTDSYYNPTGDGAGGHAVLLVGWDDHYPRGNFNLDPGSDGAWLVKNSWGEGWGDKGFFWISYKEAVLRRPALFIGASSDNFEYIYQHDPLGWVDSYGFNSDTAWFANVFQVSGDVGGWQSLEAISLYTGGANSSYTIEVWSDGTSENPRSGRRIMTPQEGTIPMPGYHTVRLKEPPYLYDGSRFSVVVKLTTPGYLFPVSIESPEEGYSEKARASDGQSYVSSDGVTWLDMNSTLPGTNVCIKAFTSKTDPPPSSGGGCSLGANPGILLLALPIVTLIR; encoded by the coding sequence GTGGCTGTTCAGATGTGTCGGTCCGGGGAACTCGTCGGTAGCGTTATCCTACGTCAGGCCCTGGGAGACCGATGTCCAACCTTCCAGAGTGGCGGTGGCCATACTTTCGGTCAGATGATGGTTCGTTTCATAGCTCTATCCCTCGTGGCCTCAATGTTTTCTGCCGTACCCTCTTGGGCTGTAGATAAAGGGATGGTGGCACCACCGAGCCAGGAATATGTCCAGTGGGTTGAGGCCGCCGAATTAGGACCTCGCTTCACAGGGACCACGGATCGTCCCTTAGGGGACGTTCCTCCAAGGATCGATCTGTCTCACCTGAAAGGCGATCAGCTGCCTCTTTTCGCCGCAAAAGGATCTTTATCCTCTTTGCCGGTCAGCTACGACCTTAGGTCCACGACCTACCTCTCTCCTGTGAGGAACCAGGGCCACTTTGGAACCTGCTGGGCTTTTGGCTCTATGGGCTCTATGGAGTCCACCTTTCTGAAAAGAGAAGGTATCTCCAAAGACTTTTCCGAGGCCCATCTGGCCTACTTCGCCTACGTCGATATCGGTCCTGAGATGCCGGCCTTCACCCAAGGGGATCCATCCTTTGGGAACGACCCTATCTTCGACCAGGGAGGCCAAGTGTGGAAATCGACGGCCCTGTTAAGCCGTTGGACCGGTGCGGTGAACGAGTCCGACCGGCCCTATCAGAGCGTATCTCCATGGCCTCAGGAGCTCCTCCCCCTGTCCTCCGATCCTGTATCCAGCCACTTGGAGCAGGTGTTATTTCTGGGAAGCGACTTCCATGGGCCCTCTATGAAATCCGCCGTCATGGACTACGGGGCGGTAGCTTTCAGCATGATCTGGAGTAACGACTTTTACAACGTCTCTACCGATTCATACTACAACCCGACAGGGGACGGCGCTGGCGGCCATGCGGTGCTGCTCGTAGGATGGGACGACCACTATCCAAGGGGAAATTTTAACTTAGATCCCGGCTCCGATGGCGCCTGGCTGGTGAAAAACAGCTGGGGTGAGGGCTGGGGCGATAAGGGTTTTTTCTGGATCTCCTACAAAGAGGCCGTCCTTCGTCGGCCTGCTCTCTTTATAGGGGCCTCCTCGGATAACTTCGAGTATATCTATCAGCACGATCCTCTGGGATGGGTTGACAGCTACGGGTTCAACTCCGATACCGCCTGGTTTGCAAACGTCTTTCAGGTTTCCGGCGATGTCGGTGGTTGGCAGAGCCTGGAGGCCATATCTCTGTACACCGGAGGGGCCAACAGCTCTTACACTATAGAGGTATGGTCAGATGGAACCTCCGAAAATCCCAGAAGCGGACGGAGAATTATGACTCCACAGGAAGGTACCATCCCTATGCCCGGGTATCACACGGTGAGGCTAAAAGAGCCTCCCTACCTTTACGATGGCTCTCGGTTTTCGGTGGTCGTAAAGTTGACCACCCCGGGATACCTGTTCCCGGTTTCGATCGAATCGCCGGAGGAAGGCTACTCTGAGAAGGCCAGGGCGTCGGATGGACAGAGCTACGTGAGCTCCGACGGAGTGACCTGGCTGGACATGAACTCCACGCTGCCCGGTACCAACGTCTGTATCAAAGCCTTTACGTCTAAAACCGATCCACCGCCGTCGTCCGGTGGTGGCTGTAGTCTCGGGGCTAACCCTGGGATACTGCTGCTCGCTCTGCCTATAGTAACCTTGATCAGATGA